One genomic segment of Montipora foliosa isolate CH-2021 unplaced genomic scaffold, ASM3666993v2 scaffold_401, whole genome shotgun sequence includes these proteins:
- the LOC137987992 gene encoding importin-11-like — protein MIKEIKGRITIASLTTLKEKKINAIRALKRQKERKKTAHERFKTNQWFDVDEGSFYSHLNNIIISTEANHHPQYTGKEKPTSTNQDATPATITTREEFEGILETNVGECKRMEEHSRHCNVNRHKYQATTPKYKTYRSQKLHEQVEELSCRLCSEKQETVSHVQPFASSLSLYLPELWRESKDHNMLQCAIVSTVTHLVEGLGALSQDMYSFLLPLIHLSTDITQPQHVYLMEDGLDLWHNVLMNASRITPELLHLFVNMPALLDFGSENLRMCFAIIESYALLDEKEFLQTFSAPVVNACLSMLGNIKPEGGIILSRVVETVIKVSPVRGTELFAPALLKILHMILEVEEYTHLLVIYLCIVGEVILRNYAAFVHIIERVALQLNKQTIDVLGQLLDVWLDKLSIGLKIGR, from the exons ATGATCAAAGAAATTAAAGGAAGAATAACCATCGCAAGCTTGACAaccttaaaagaaaagaagattaATGCCATTCGAGCCCTGAaaagacagaaagaaagaaagaagacagCTCATGAAAGATTCAAGACCAACCAGTGGTTCGATGTAGATGAAGGTTCGTTCTACAGCCATTTAAACAACATTATCATATCAACAGAAGCAAACCATCACCCACAATATACTGGTAAAGAAAAGCCCACTTCAACTAATCAAGATGCCACCCCcgcaacaataacaacaagagAAGAATTCGAAGGGATTCTGGAGACCAATGTGGGAGAGTGCAAGCGAA TGGAAGAACATTCCAGACATTGTAATGTCAATCGACACAAGTATCAGGCAACAACTCCTAAATACAAGACCTACAGATCCCAGAAGTTGCACGAACAAGTAGAAGAACTGTCCTGCCGACTCTGTTCTGAGAAACAGGAGACTGTATCACAC GTGCAACCATTCGCTTCGTCATTGTCATTATACCTCCCCGAGTTGTGGCGGGAGTCCAAAGACCACAATATGCTTCAGTGTGCTATTGTTTCTACTGTGACACATTTAGTGGAG GGATTAGGTGCGTTAAGCCAAGACATGTACTCATTTTTGTTGCCTTTGATTCATCTAAGCACGGATATAACTCAG CCTCAGCATGTTTACTTGATGGAGGACGGACTGGATCTCTG GCACAATGTGCTGATGAATGCATCCCGTATAACCCCTGAGTTACTGCACTTGTTTGTCAATATGCCTGCTTTACTAG ATTTTGGTTCAGAGAACCTCCGAATGTGTTTTGCCATCATTGAATCGTACGCTCTGCTAGACGAGAAGGAGTTTTTACAGA CCTTTAGTGCGCCCGTGGTAAACGCTTGTTTATCAATGCTTGGAAATATTAAACCAGAAGGTGGAATCATACTCTCTAGG GTTGTTGAGACAGTGATTAAAGTTTCCCCAGTACGGGGTACGGAGCTGTTTGCACCAGCCTTGCTCAAAATACTTCACATGATTCTTGAGGTGGAG GAATACACCCATCTCTTGGTTATCTACTTGTGTATTGTTGGAGAGGTTATCTTGCGCAATTATGCTGCCTTTGTCCACATTATCGAGAGAGTTGCGCTGCAGCTGAACAAACAG ACAATAGACGTGTTGGGTCAGCTGTTGGATGTTTGGTTGGATAAACTGAGCATCGGTTTGAAAATAGGGAGATAA